The Saccopteryx leptura isolate mSacLep1 chromosome 5, mSacLep1_pri_phased_curated, whole genome shotgun sequence nucleotide sequence GGGGTGCCCCTATACTCATGTTTCTGTGCTGTAACTAAGAGGGTCCTTAGGACCAGAGAGGGAGCTGCTGGGGACTGCTCACCATCAGTCATAGTGGATGGCAGTGTAAAAGATGATCCAGATGACCTAGAGAGGAGACAAGCAATGTTCATGGTCACCCGGGCAATGCAGGCGGGTAAGAATGTGTGCAGTGGGCTGCCCAGGGGCTATCCAACGCACAGTCTGGGAACTTAAACGATGTCACTGAAATCAAGCTGTCTCCAACAGAGCCCAGAACCACCCACCTATGCTCCCAAGGGGGCCCCAGACGAGCCTCTCACCCTGCCAGACAGCAACCCAAGTGCCAGGGAGTGGAGTTAACAGGTGTGGAAACGATGCAGGTAAATAAGACTGTGCTGCTAGCAGGTGTTAGGATTAGCAGGAAATGTGAAAACCAGGCCGCCATCACACCCTGTTAGCACCGTATCAAATAAAGTACAGATTCTCAAACTAGCTGCCCACTCATCTCCTGGGACCTTTGAAAGTGTATCTACGTAGACGCCCAGGTGCCACCTCCCAGAGGTTTATTTGATTGGTTTGGCTAGGGTCtataagttaaaaacaaaaaacaactttgagATACATATAGTATTCTATAAAGTATACAACAcagaggatttctttcttttttttaacgttttggttttcttattttctgagcccatttaaaaaaacccacaattcagaggtttttagtacattcacagagGTGTGTAAACATCACATTAACTGATTCTGGAACATCTTCATCCTTAAGAGAAAGCCTGTTCCCATTACCAGTTATTTCCCCTCCCCATGGCCACTGGCGACCACCAATCTAACTCTGTGTGACTTGGCCCATTCTGGATGCCTTCTgtctgattttgtttgttttttgattttagagaaagaaagggagagagaaacatcgatttgttgttccactcattcatgcattcactggttggttcttgtatgagccctgcGCAGGGaatgaacccgcaaccttggcatgccGGGATGACACTAatgaactgagctacccagccagggctgtgtggATTCTTTCATTTACATGACATTTTCAAAGTTGTGTCTTCTGTCTCATAGCATTTACcaatatttcattcctttttatagccaaataatattatgtatgaatatatattttacttatctaTCCAgcgacccaaggtcactggcttgagcaaggggttacttggtctgctgtagcctcctggtcaaggcacatacgagaaagcaatcaatgaacaactaaggagccacaacaaagaattgatgtttctcatctctctcccttcctgtctgtctgtccctatctgtccctctctctgacaaaaaaaagagTGGATATGCCCTTTGGCCTTGAGCTATTTGAAAAATGGTCCTCCAATCACATAGTGTATGTAACTCAATGAGCAGGCTCCCTGTGAGTGACTCATGAAATCATAATACTTGCTGTAAAACTATAAGCTACACATACCATGAACAAGGCAAAAGATGTCATAAACCCTTCTTTCGTGAGCTCCCATGTGCCACCATAttcttcctcatctatctgtaGGTAGTTGCTGAAGTAGAGGTACAGAACTCCTGCGTTGATCAGGCAGAACCTGGAGTGAGGGAAGACAAGCACCGGAGGTCAGCTGGAAGCCTGGCGGACTCGGCACTCCCACCCCCTGGCCCGCTCCACCATTGTTTTGTCTCAGAGTTAACTGTTTCTATTACGGGGAAAGTGACACAATACAGGAAAACCCCAAGGCCCTCAATGGAGCGGCCCATTCGCTGAGCTAGATACTTAAAGAGGGAACAAGTCGATTTAGCTGCCCAGccaaagcaaaaaattaaaaagcagattGGCCCTGGCAGGACAGcccagtcagttagagcattgtcccaaaacaccaaagttgcaggtgtgatccccgctcagggcacatgggaagcaaccaatgaatgtagaaataagtagaacaacaaaaataaatgctttggcctgaccaggcagtggtgcagtggatagagcatcagactgggacacagaggacccaggtttgataccctgagggcgccagcttgagcgcgagctcatccggcttgagtgtggaatcacagacatgaccccatggtcactggcttgagcccaaaggtcagtggcttgagcaaagggtcactcagtctgctgtagcccctcggtcaaggtacgtatgataaagcaatcaatgaacaactaaggtgctgcaatgaagcattgatgtttctcatctctctccttcctgtctgtctgtgcctgtctctcacaaaaaataaataaaagctttgcactctctctaaagtcaattaaaaaataaaaaagcatatttaaatTCTCAAAGCCCCCTTGAAGTAAGACAGACTGGTCCCAAGTAGGACCAGTACCTGACGAGTCTCCAGGCAGCTCCACCTGTGGTGAGGGGTGGCCATGGGTCAAACACGTTAAGCTGTTGCTTGATGGCCTAATTGAGCAAGCAAGGTAGGTACTAAAGCAGGTActataataatattccattattccCAAAGGGAGCCAATTTCTGGATGTCCACTGTCCGTCTGCTACTGCACTCGCTGCAGTGAACATTCCAGTTCCTGTCCTCAGCTCGCCATCTGCGAGGGGCTAGAAACAGCAGTGTGGAACTGAAACCAAAGGTCTGCAAGCAGCTCCAGGAAGCTCTCCTGGCCCCATTGTGTACTTTTTAACTGACGAGAGAATCCGAGTGCAGTGCACACTAATTTATTGCTCTGTTCCACTGAGATCTTGGTACTGTCGTCATGTAAAAGTGACTGTTATAAAGTGAACAAGTTGTTGATCTTTCCAGGCATGACATCCAATCTAACGGGGGAATGTATGTCTCAGGTCATATCCCTCCTGAAGATTGAGATGGGAAAAGGCAAAGAGAACCGGTTCCCCTTGGGGGATGGAGGGCAGGCAGGTGGCGGGCAGGGCAATTCAAGGATGCCGAGGAACGTCAATCGGTCTGTAATGGGGGGCGGCAGACCCCACGGCAGGCTGAGCACAGTGGGGTAAGGGAAGGTgtgcttcctccaggaagtctcgGTAGTCAGTGAGGGCTTGCTCCTGTGGAAGGCACTGGAGCTGGGAGACTGGCTGAAACTAGACCGCGTGTCAGTGCAAGAGTGCAAATCGTGTTTGAGGACAGCACTAGGAcactggctggggggggggggacagtggCGAGAGCTAAGGATGTGGGAGTACAATGGTTTCACCAACATGCAGGGAGTCAGGAAGAACTAAGGGTTTTTCTTGGATTTCACTCAATATGGAGTCTTTGGCTTGGTTATGTTGTGACCACATCCACCTGGCCAATCTGGCCATGTCCCTCTAAGAGTTTCATTTTGGGCAGGCTGAATTAGTGGCTGGGAATTAGAAATGTCACTCTGGGACTCCACTAATAAGCTGGGGCTGGAGACTGACTGTGGACTCATTGAGGGAGATGAGCTGTTAAGAGTGCTGCTTGGTGAGCAGGGAGGAGAACACAAGGGAGAGGTGAGGGAAAGACCGTCAGGGAGACCGGGCTGGCATAAACCCTGCCTTCTAAGGGTCCACACTTAATAGAAAATTAAGTCATGGAAACAAAGGTATTTAAATGTTTTGATGGTCAAGAGGAAAGGGTCCAGAAAGGACTGGAAAAGCTCAAACCAATGTTTAAGTATGggtgtccctggccggttggctcagtggtagagcgtcggcctagcgtgcggaagtcctgggttcgattcccggccagggcacacaggagaggcgcccatctgcttctccccccctccccccctctctttcctctctgtctctctcttcccctcccgcagccgaggctccaaaggagcaaagatggcccgggcgctggggatggctacttggcctctgccccaggcgctagagtggctctggtcgcgacagagcgacgccccggatgggcagagcatcgcccctggtgggcgtgccaggtggatcccggtcgggtgcatgcgggagtctgtctgactgcctccccgtttccagcttcagaaaaataccaaaaaaaaaaaaagtatgggtgTAATTTCCATATTGTAAACGAGGGCGAGAACTACACAGCAAATGTGTAGACAAAGAAATGAACGTCCTGGATTGGGGGACAGAGAAGAACATTAAAAAGTAtgactctcggccctggccggttggctcagcggtagagcgtcggcctggcgtgcggggaacccgggttcgattcctggccagggcacataggagaagcgcccatttgcttctccacccctccccctctccttcctctctgtctctctcttcccctcccgcagccaaggctccattggagcaaagatggcccgggcgctggggatggctccttggcctctgccccaggcgctagagtggctctggtcgcggcagagcgaccccccccccccaggggcagagcatcaccccctggtgggcagagcatcgcctctggtgggcgtgccgggtggatcccggtcgggcgcatgcaggagtctgtctgactgtctctccccgtttccagcttcagaaaagtacaaaaaaaaaaagtatgactctcaaatgggtttttaaattttttaatcctAAGAACTCCTGCCCATGGTAAGGATGACTGTATTTCCTATATGAAAAGAGGAAAGGTCACAGGCCTGTCCGTCCATTTCCACCATAGCTTGCCCACAATTCCTATCTTAAGGCAACTTCGACACATCCTTTTCATTCAATCAGGTGGGCAGTGGGCATGTGAACTCACTTTCAGTGGCCGGTTAAGAAGCAGAGCCACAATCAGGCTGCTGTCAACTGTTTCCACCGGCCACAGGTGCACAGTAAAAGGTGGAAAGCCAAACCTTTGACTTTTCACCACTTCTAAAATGTAgggacctgggccctggccggttggctcagcggtagagcgtcagcctagcgtgcggaggacccgggttcgattcccggccagggcacataggagaagcgcccatttgcttctccacccctccgccgcgctttcctctctgtctctctcttcccctcccacagccaaggctccattggagcaaagatggcccgggcgctggggatggttctgtggcctctgccccaggcgctagagtggctctggtcgcaacatggtgaagcccaggatgggcagagcattgccccctggtgggcagagcgtcacccctggtgggcgtgctgggtggatcccggtcgggcgcatgcgggagtctgtctgactgtctctccctgtttccagcttcagaaaaatggaaggaaaaaaaaaaaaaaaaaaaaaaaaaaaaaatgtagggacCTGAAAGAACTTCTGAAAAAGCCAAGATTCAGCACATCCAGCAGAGTGCGGGGCACAAGGTAGTGGTTATTAAGGACAGGAGCTCTTCCGCTTTCCAAACTTCATACAAAGTTTATGCAAGAACCAGATGATGCCTGCCACCAACAGGCATGTGGTGGCCTCTTGCAGGGCACTtggaaccaatgaatgaatggactGACCCATCCTTCAGGAAGGTAACATACTTGACCTTAGAGGCTCCTGGGCTTGATGAGCTCAGGAGTGCTATCCTGAGGCCAGCTTTTTGCTTTACTCAttacatcacacacacatacgtTTTCCAACATGGCAATGGCattttccataaaagaaaaataaaatctctagatgaaaaagaaataatatcatgAAAATGCAAGACACCCAAGACTTACCCTGCTATTCCCAAGAAACCTCTCAATGGTAACACTCCCCAAATGACACCAAGGACCACAGCAATGATCTGTCGGAACCAGTAGATCACATCTAAGAACTCATCCTGTAGAAAGAGAGACTGCATGTATTATCCAGAGTGGGTGCCATGGGAAAACCTCCTGTAGTCGGTGAGGAACAGAAAAGCTTCCTGTTAAACACATCTGCCAGAGAATTTCCCCACAAAAGCAATAGTATGGGGCTCTCGCATCTCCACCTCTTGTTATACTAAAAG carries:
- the RAB5IF gene encoding GEL complex subunit OPTI isoform X2, whose amino-acid sequence is MSGGRRKEEPSQPHLANGALKVSVWSKVLRSDAAWEDKDEFLDVIYWFRQIIAVVLGVIWGVLPLRGFLGIAGSSGSSFTLPSTMTDGEQSPAAPSLVLRTLLVTAQKHEYRGTPAMWNLEDPCFLDQESVCWASVFSAKVVI
- the RAB5IF gene encoding GEL complex subunit OPTI isoform X1, with the translated sequence MSGGRRKEEPSQPHLANGALKVSVWSKVLRSDAAWEDKDEFLDVIYWFRQIIAVVLGVIWGVLPLRGFLGIAGFCLINAGVLYLYFSNYLQIDEEEYGGTWELTKEGFMTSFALFMVIWIIFYTAIHYD